The genomic DNA GCCTTCCAACCATCAATTACCAATCCAGAAACCTCAGAAACCAACAATGTTAACAGCAAAAGATCATCAACCTGTCCCACAACAGGGATAAAATCAGGAGCAATATCAATCGGACTTAAAAGATAAGCTACTGTACCAATAATTACCCACCAACGATATTTAGGATTACGCAGCACATTACGATACCAAGTGTAAAGCGATTGAATTGAGAAACTCATAATTTTAACCTTTAGTATCAGCGATTAACTTTTATTTTGGCAAATAATCCTTGAAACTCCCGGTGGGAATAACCGCCCTATTGTGTATAGATGATGGTAATCACCTACCATACTTTTTTAACTGCTTACCTAGCGATAGAGTAAATGAGTGTGGTAATGGTGCATTATCTCTAAAATTAAAATGCCCAGGCATAGTTGCTGTAATCATGGAAAGAGGAAACTTACAAAGTGGATATTTTAGACCTGTTTAAAAAAGGTGGCCCAGCAATGTGGCCTTTACTAGTGCTATCAGTTCTGTCTTTAAGTGTGATTTTTGAGCGTTTCTGGTTCTGGTTGCGAATCTTCACCCAGGAAAAAGAAATAGTGGAGCGCGTCCTTGATGCTGCCACCGATAACTGGGAAATCGCCACAGAAATAGCCAAAAAAGCCTACAGTCAACCCATTGGACGTTTTCTCTATGCACCCCTACACTTGCAAAAAATTGATGCAGAAACCTTCCGACTAGCTTTAGAGTCTACCGCCGCAGAAGAAGTAGCAGGAATGCGGAGAGGAGAAAAACTCTTAGAAGCTGTAATAGCCATTTCCCCATTGTTGGGATTATTGGGTACAGTCTTAGGTTTAATACAGTCATTAGGTTCAATTAGGATTGGTGATTTAGGAACAGAATCTACCGTTGGTGTTACCACAGGTATTGGTGAATCCTTAATTAGTACAGCTACTGGGTTAGTAGTCGCCATTGTGACATTAGTTTTTTATCGTTTGTTTCAAGGTTTTGTAGTCAACCAAATCAAAGTTTTTAACAAAGCTGGTAACGATTTAGAATTACTTTACCGTCAGTCTCCACCAGATCCTAACCAAAGTAAATTAGGAATAATTAAAGAACCCAAAGAAGAGACTGTTATTTCCACTTCCAAACGACGCAAAAACAATTTTAACCAAAACTCTGTACTCAACTCTGAAGAAAAAACCTCCCATACCTCACCTAACTCACCACCAGAGCTAGAAAATGAAAGTTAACTTACATACTCCCATTGAAGAAGCCCAAATTCAGATTATTCCTTTAATTGATGTTGTTTTTTGTATCCTGACTTTTTTCCTGTTGGCTGCGGTGCAATTCACCAGACAACAAGCTATTAACATTGATTTACCCAAAGCAAGTACAGGTACGACCTCTTTTGCTAACTCAAGCAGTAATATTTTACCTGTCACTATAGATGCTCTTGGGAAAATCTTCATTGAAAAAGACCAGGTAAGTAGGGAAGAATTGCAAACAAGATTAAAAAACTACGTTGAAACTAACCCTAGTGGCATATTGGTACTTAATGCTTCTCGCACAGCCACCTATAATGATGTGATTGAAACCTTAGATTTGCTCCGACAGGTGGGAGGTAATCGAGTTTCTTTAGGTATTATTCCTGGTGCTTCTCAATCACTTGGTAATTTATCAGACTTTTCCACTCCCCCAGTTGTACCAATACCTAATACTGTCACCATTCCAGGGAGTGATCCGCAAAATAATCTTAACCCTTCTTTTCCCTTAGCCCCTAGTCCATTTTCCTTACCAGGACAAGGTATCAACCCCAGTATTTCCCCAGTATTTCCCAATAGTACCCCCCCTCCACTATCAACAACACCAGAAAATAACAATTCCACACCTTAAAGATGAGAAAAGTTGAGAATAATTCTGTAAAGTTTCATAAATTACCCTAGTCAACAGTTAACATTTATCAGCCCATATGATTTATAATTACGGACAGAGTTAATAACTGATAACTGATAACTGTAACAGTTCCCCCTAACCCATTTGTATAACCTGGGTTGAGGGGGATTTATTTTGGCTGGAAAACAAAGACTTTGAACAGCAACCCCTATTTACTAAATGCTTCCTATCTCCGAATAAGCCTGATAAACAGCCTTGACGTTGTACCAATTTAAGAAAATTCTGGCAATTTCTAAAGCTAACTGTGGTTTACCAAGATTAATTAACCATTGCAACAAAGGAGCGCTAGTTTTTTCATTGAATAAACCATTTAAAGATAAAATCCCCCATAATAACCTATGTAACCAAGTCATTTGAATCATCATTTTCACCTCCCAAGTGGGATGTTTTTGATAAAACAAAATCCCCATGCGTCCCCGTTGAATTTCCTTATCAATTAAATTATCAATTTGTGTTAATTCAAATGGTGGATGCCAATGATAACCGACGGCTTCAGGACATTTGATTAGTTGTAAACCTAAGTTTTTTAACCTTACCCCTAGTTCTAAATCTTCCCATCCATAAAGTTGAAATCTAGTATCAAATAAAC from Okeanomitos corallinicola TIOX110 includes the following:
- a CDS encoding YkvA family protein encodes the protein MSFSIQSLYTWYRNVLRNPKYRWWVIIGTVAYLLSPIDIAPDFIPVVGQVDDLLLLTLLVSEVSGLVIDGWKARTGRVETTGDDSTSTDNTVDVDAVSVK
- a CDS encoding MotA/TolQ/ExbB proton channel family protein, translated to MDILDLFKKGGPAMWPLLVLSVLSLSVIFERFWFWLRIFTQEKEIVERVLDAATDNWEIATEIAKKAYSQPIGRFLYAPLHLQKIDAETFRLALESTAAEEVAGMRRGEKLLEAVIAISPLLGLLGTVLGLIQSLGSIRIGDLGTESTVGVTTGIGESLISTATGLVVAIVTLVFYRLFQGFVVNQIKVFNKAGNDLELLYRQSPPDPNQSKLGIIKEPKEETVISTSKRRKNNFNQNSVLNSEEKTSHTSPNSPPELENES
- a CDS encoding biopolymer transporter ExbD, with protein sequence MKVNLHTPIEEAQIQIIPLIDVVFCILTFFLLAAVQFTRQQAINIDLPKASTGTTSFANSSSNILPVTIDALGKIFIEKDQVSREELQTRLKNYVETNPSGILVLNASRTATYNDVIETLDLLRQVGGNRVSLGIIPGASQSLGNLSDFSTPPVVPIPNTVTIPGSDPQNNLNPSFPLAPSPFSLPGQGINPSISPVFPNSTPPPLSTTPENNNSTP